One genomic segment of Mycolicibacterium chubuense NBB4 includes these proteins:
- a CDS encoding Gfo/Idh/MocA family protein → MVNVGVIGLGKMGLSQFSIINARNDVKVLGVCDSSGYILDILGKYTGVSTYTDLGKMLDSADFDAAVVSTPSKFHAPMVRACLERGLHVFCEKPFCLDPRDSTELAELARAKGLVTQVGYHNRYVGTFGEVKRLLELGALGKVTHTLGEAYGPVVLKPKGGTWRSKKEEGGGALYDYAAHPADLLAWYFGCPESISGTVLGQVFSAETEDEVFTTLRWPGGLSGQLSVSWSDDSHRKMTTRVTIWGTNGKIFADRQEIQVYLRDGSHAPKGYEAGWTVRYTTELTNEVDFYVRGEEYSAQLDTWVKRINEHAVTGLSDFSDASITDELLHAIATGADGQIHRLDGNGTADARGEHPRGLWSRLRRRRTQSRGTGRKS, encoded by the coding sequence GTGGTCAACGTCGGAGTGATCGGCCTAGGCAAGATGGGGCTATCCCAATTTTCGATCATCAACGCGCGCAACGATGTCAAAGTCCTCGGTGTTTGCGACTCGTCAGGCTACATACTGGACATCCTCGGCAAGTACACCGGAGTAAGCACCTACACCGATCTTGGGAAGATGCTCGATTCCGCAGACTTCGACGCCGCTGTTGTTTCGACGCCATCGAAGTTTCACGCACCGATGGTGCGAGCTTGCCTTGAGCGCGGCCTACACGTCTTCTGCGAAAAGCCATTCTGCCTCGACCCAAGGGACTCAACGGAGCTTGCCGAGCTGGCCAGAGCCAAAGGCCTTGTGACACAGGTTGGTTACCATAACCGCTACGTCGGAACGTTCGGTGAAGTCAAACGACTCCTCGAACTCGGAGCGCTGGGGAAGGTCACGCATACATTGGGCGAAGCTTACGGCCCTGTCGTCCTCAAGCCCAAGGGCGGCACATGGCGGAGTAAAAAGGAAGAAGGCGGAGGTGCTCTCTACGATTACGCCGCTCACCCAGCAGATCTGCTGGCATGGTACTTCGGGTGCCCAGAATCAATCTCAGGAACGGTTCTTGGTCAGGTGTTTTCAGCAGAAACCGAAGACGAGGTGTTTACCACACTTCGTTGGCCGGGTGGTCTCAGTGGTCAGCTCTCCGTGAGCTGGTCGGACGATTCGCACCGCAAAATGACGACACGCGTGACGATCTGGGGAACCAACGGGAAAATCTTCGCGGACCGCCAGGAAATCCAGGTGTACTTGCGCGATGGATCCCACGCCCCGAAGGGCTATGAGGCGGGTTGGACCGTCCGGTACACCACTGAGCTCACCAACGAGGTGGATTTCTATGTTCGTGGAGAAGAGTACTCAGCGCAGCTGGACACTTGGGTGAAGCGCATCAACGAGCACGCAGTCACAGGTTTGTCCGACTTCAGCGACGCTTCCATCACCGACGAACTGCTTCACGCAATTGCCACCGGCGCCGACGGACAGATTCATCGATTGGACGGCAACGGAACTGCCGACGCCCGAGGCGAACACCCCCGCGGACTGTGGAGTCGGCTCCGTCGGCGCCGGACGCAAAGCCGAGGAACGGGAAGGAAAAGCTGA
- a CDS encoding class I SAM-dependent methyltransferase encodes MSKLQRLSSGSLQMLKGFSVEPGSIRDLPRWIRDAKIRKAPLEYRRPWWNYNAVAFVSKRLPPKPNVFEYGGGASTLWLLDQGATTITVEDNHDWYRALLARLPEGIDVRFIQSGEGASPDKASEQYTNAIEQERDESFDLVIVDGQGRRECVLAAAPKVKPGGMLLLDDSQYTDHDPPQRGNLTRLRPRYEDLPNHLVGWETHHLRGIKPGTWLPIQTTVLIKPSL; translated from the coding sequence ATGTCAAAGCTTCAGCGTCTGTCGAGTGGCTCCCTTCAAATGCTCAAAGGCTTCTCCGTCGAGCCCGGCTCGATTCGCGACCTGCCCCGCTGGATTCGCGATGCGAAGATCCGGAAAGCTCCTTTGGAGTACCGACGCCCCTGGTGGAACTACAATGCCGTCGCCTTTGTGAGCAAGCGGCTACCACCCAAACCCAACGTATTCGAGTACGGGGGCGGTGCTTCCACGTTGTGGTTGCTCGATCAAGGCGCGACGACGATCACGGTTGAAGACAATCATGACTGGTACCGGGCGTTGCTCGCCCGTCTGCCTGAGGGTATCGACGTCCGCTTCATTCAATCGGGCGAGGGAGCTAGTCCAGATAAGGCATCCGAACAGTACACGAATGCCATAGAGCAAGAACGAGACGAGAGTTTTGACTTGGTGATTGTAGATGGGCAAGGACGGCGGGAATGCGTTCTTGCTGCTGCACCAAAAGTCAAGCCGGGTGGGATGCTTCTTCTAGACGATTCTCAGTACACCGACCACGACCCGCCTCAGCGCGGCAACTTGACGAGACTCCGGCCTAGGTATGAGGACCTCCCAAACCATCTGGTGGGGTGGGAAACTCACCATCTTCGAGGCATCAAGCCTGGCACGTGGCTGCCCATACAGACGACCGTATTGATCAAGCCTAGTTTGTAA
- a CDS encoding oligosaccharide flippase family protein: MSAGILWNTLAAIVVVPLYVLMAGIYVAHHAPAADLSPGVSAALIGLGALTVAVLIIRPFNSALAGAGFLPIEQRFQGIATVVRLVGTLLVCWLAPSLVLIAVVETLALLLPSVLCCITIVRLRQHRVRWSRTTISTMRYMMRYSLRAFASSLIDAALLQGGTLATGILLAPADATYFSIAYRIFSSVRQLLYWITEPLRPALSRLYAVNKVEGDRVLQAMSRTMLAGATVGCLILILAGPGLIRLWVGGEVPVTSIAAASALLLAGLILNSIHIPFAAAAYAAGKPAAFLLTQLMWLCAFLALVKPLSANFGTVGVAAAFAMPLLIVEPLCLFIAKRTLDVSIRQWLWADVLPVAYLVLPGTAASATYFLFIHGEMTGLRSIGAAGVFIAGVAAAAIVRPAMMPTAGLRTIFQTEL, from the coding sequence TTGTCTGCCGGCATCCTTTGGAACACGCTCGCCGCGATTGTGGTGGTGCCGCTCTATGTTTTGATGGCTGGCATTTACGTAGCTCATCACGCACCAGCAGCCGACCTCAGCCCTGGAGTGAGCGCCGCACTGATTGGGCTGGGTGCGTTGACCGTAGCGGTCCTTATTATTCGCCCCTTCAATTCTGCGCTGGCCGGCGCCGGATTTTTGCCAATCGAGCAACGATTTCAGGGCATTGCAACTGTGGTCCGCTTGGTCGGGACCTTGCTCGTTTGTTGGCTGGCGCCATCGTTAGTGCTCATTGCTGTGGTCGAAACGCTTGCGCTACTTTTACCCTCGGTGCTTTGTTGCATCACAATCGTACGCCTGCGTCAGCATCGCGTGCGCTGGTCGCGTACAACCATAAGCACGATGCGATACATGATGCGCTACAGCTTGCGGGCCTTCGCCTCTAGCCTCATCGACGCAGCACTGCTTCAAGGTGGCACTCTTGCTACAGGTATTTTGCTCGCGCCAGCGGACGCTACGTACTTCAGCATCGCCTACCGGATTTTTAGCAGCGTCCGGCAGTTGCTGTACTGGATAACTGAGCCGCTGCGTCCTGCGCTGAGTCGGCTGTATGCGGTTAACAAAGTCGAGGGAGACAGGGTTCTACAAGCGATGAGTAGGACTATGCTTGCCGGTGCCACGGTGGGCTGTCTGATACTCATTCTGGCCGGGCCGGGACTCATTCGCCTGTGGGTAGGCGGGGAAGTGCCAGTCACCTCCATTGCAGCCGCTTCGGCGCTATTGCTCGCCGGGCTAATTCTGAACTCTATCCACATTCCCTTTGCGGCCGCAGCCTATGCGGCGGGAAAACCAGCCGCATTTCTGCTCACGCAACTTATGTGGTTGTGCGCGTTCCTGGCCTTGGTAAAGCCACTTTCAGCTAACTTTGGAACGGTGGGCGTAGCCGCAGCCTTTGCGATGCCGCTGCTGATAGTAGAGCCACTCTGCTTGTTCATCGCTAAGAGAACGCTTGACGTAAGCATCCGGCAGTGGCTCTGGGCTGATGTTTTACCGGTGGCGTATCTCGTGCTTCCGGGTACGGCTGCATCAGCCACTTATTTTCTCTTCATTCACGGCGAAATGACCGGATTGCGTTCCATCGGAGCGGCAGGTGTTTTCATCGCTGGGGTAGCAGCGGCCGCAATAGTTCGGCCGGCAATGATGCCCACTGCCGGCCTACGAACAATTTTTCAGACCGAATTATGA
- a CDS encoding DUF1972 domain-containing protein, translating into MPNPQDDRPTVRILGTHGVPANYGGFETAAENVARYLTDHGWRAIVYCQTNHDGPIYEDTWNGIERVNISVPNLGWTGTARFDWLSIRHAVKHRDVCLTFGYNTGVFNVLQRLYRIPNVINMDGIEWSRKRWGFFRQAILYINERFAALFGNELIADHPELNAYLRTRAPARKITTITYGGHPITDVPAAPVEALGLARGRYLTIIARPIPENSILELVEGFSAKARGVKLAILGNYETDKDVYHRKVLKAASDEVAFLGAIYEPATVQAIRFHSLGYLHGHTVGGTNPSLVEALAAGNPVIAHNNKYNRWVAGDAGLYFRSSADAEKHIDELLGDSELAETLSRNAVARFESEFTWDHVAGQYEALLRKSMR; encoded by the coding sequence ATGCCAAATCCGCAAGATGACCGACCGACTGTCCGGATCCTCGGGACGCATGGGGTGCCCGCCAACTATGGCGGCTTCGAGACCGCAGCGGAGAACGTGGCACGCTATCTGACCGATCACGGTTGGCGCGCGATCGTTTACTGCCAGACCAATCATGACGGCCCGATCTACGAAGACACGTGGAACGGCATCGAACGCGTCAATATTTCTGTGCCGAACCTGGGCTGGACCGGCACCGCGAGATTCGACTGGCTGTCGATCCGACATGCAGTTAAACACCGCGACGTGTGTTTGACGTTCGGATATAACACGGGCGTCTTCAATGTCCTCCAACGTCTTTACCGCATCCCGAACGTCATCAACATGGACGGCATCGAATGGTCGCGAAAGCGATGGGGCTTCTTCCGGCAGGCTATCCTCTATATCAACGAGCGGTTCGCGGCACTGTTCGGCAATGAACTGATCGCCGATCATCCTGAACTGAACGCCTACCTGCGCACTCGGGCCCCAGCCCGCAAGATCACCACTATCACCTATGGCGGGCACCCGATTACAGACGTACCTGCAGCGCCTGTCGAAGCGCTCGGGTTAGCGCGCGGACGGTACCTCACAATCATCGCTAGGCCCATTCCCGAGAATTCCATCCTTGAATTAGTTGAAGGGTTCTCAGCCAAGGCGCGCGGAGTCAAGCTGGCCATCCTCGGCAACTACGAAACAGACAAAGATGTTTACCATCGCAAGGTATTGAAGGCCGCGAGCGACGAGGTCGCGTTCCTAGGGGCGATCTACGAACCCGCGACAGTGCAAGCCATCAGATTCCATTCTTTGGGATACCTGCATGGACATACCGTCGGCGGAACCAATCCGTCCCTTGTGGAAGCGCTGGCAGCGGGGAATCCGGTTATTGCACATAACAATAAGTACAACAGGTGGGTCGCAGGCGACGCCGGCCTCTACTTCAGATCATCCGCCGATGCCGAAAAGCATATCGATGAGCTTCTCGGGGATAGCGAATTGGCGGAGACGCTCAGCCGGAACGCAGTTGCGAGATTCGAGAGCGAATTCACTTGGGATCACGTCGCAGGGCAGTACGAAGCGCTACTTCGCAAGAGCATGAGATAA
- a CDS encoding UDP-glucose dehydrogenase family protein: protein MRLVVLGMGYLGAAHAACMASIGHEVLGVETDPARLAKLKTGQLPFYEPGLTDLLNKTLDSGHLVITNSYSEAAAWGDIFFIAVGTPQKRSDPSADLSFVDAVIDELVPQLRHDALIVGKSTVPVGTAARLSERAAALSDKVTVEIAWNPEFLREGYAIKDTLQPDRIVLGCVENGSAEQTAREIYEPILNTETPFIVTDTSTAELVKAAANAFLATKISFINAMAEVCLAAGADVLAIAKAIGYDPRIGHRFLRPGIGFGGGCLPKDIRAFMASAGELGAAEALTFLREVDAINMRRRNRMVSTASDSCGGSLLGKRVAVLGAAFKPDSDDVRDSPALNVAGQMQLQGASVAVYDPRAMANARLLFPTLFYADSVDQACKDADIVMVLTEWSEFVNLDPVVVGRLVRARTVIDGRFCLDKRRWTDAGWEYRI, encoded by the coding sequence ATGCGCTTGGTAGTGTTGGGGATGGGTTATCTCGGAGCCGCTCACGCTGCGTGCATGGCTTCTATCGGTCACGAGGTCCTCGGCGTCGAGACCGATCCCGCCCGCCTCGCCAAATTGAAGACCGGTCAACTGCCCTTCTATGAGCCGGGCCTCACGGATCTGCTCAACAAGACGCTGGACTCTGGCCATCTCGTCATAACCAACTCGTATTCCGAGGCCGCCGCGTGGGGTGACATCTTTTTTATCGCAGTTGGCACGCCACAAAAGCGTAGCGATCCGAGTGCGGACTTATCTTTTGTAGACGCAGTAATCGATGAACTGGTGCCTCAGCTCCGCCATGATGCACTCATCGTCGGTAAGTCCACAGTCCCCGTAGGGACAGCCGCTCGTTTGTCCGAACGTGCGGCAGCATTATCCGATAAGGTGACGGTGGAAATCGCGTGGAACCCAGAATTTCTACGCGAAGGGTATGCCATAAAAGATACTCTTCAACCGGACAGGATTGTACTGGGATGCGTGGAGAACGGTAGCGCTGAACAAACGGCTCGTGAAATTTATGAGCCGATTCTGAATACTGAAACGCCGTTTATCGTGACGGACACATCGACGGCCGAGCTGGTGAAGGCTGCAGCGAACGCCTTCCTCGCCACCAAGATCTCTTTCATAAACGCCATGGCGGAGGTTTGTCTAGCCGCCGGCGCGGACGTGCTCGCGATCGCAAAGGCTATCGGCTACGACCCGCGGATCGGCCATCGATTCCTCCGACCAGGAATCGGCTTCGGCGGAGGATGCCTACCCAAAGACATTCGCGCCTTCATGGCATCGGCCGGCGAGCTCGGCGCAGCAGAAGCGTTAACATTCCTACGAGAAGTCGACGCGATCAATATGCGCCGCCGAAATCGAATGGTCAGCACAGCTAGTGACAGTTGCGGCGGTTCACTTCTCGGCAAACGCGTCGCTGTGCTTGGCGCGGCGTTCAAACCCGATTCGGATGACGTCCGCGACTCACCGGCGCTGAATGTCGCAGGTCAGATGCAATTGCAGGGCGCATCCGTAGCGGTATACGACCCGAGGGCTATGGCAAACGCAAGGCTGCTCTTTCCCACACTTTTCTACGCCGACTCCGTTGATCAAGCCTGCAAGGACGCTGACATTGTGATGGTGCTGACCGAATGGAGCGAGTTCGTTAACTTGGATCCGGTTGTCGTTGGACGATTGGTACGCGCGCGCACTGTCATCGATGGGCGCTTCTGCCTCGACAAACGGAGGTGGACAGATGCTGGGTGGGAATATCGTATCTAG
- a CDS encoding glycosyltransferase yields the protein MVRMTKSSSDRRVRIFESTRTATLIEMKDMLPGSLYFRKRMYDFDESALNSIDAREISLFRAAWILATKRLEFIELNEPAMLPAWPSLIVYVSIIRMKRAVIRVVTAGRGKQTPPLVVAYAIENNPLIPAFCDFTKLPLFLSHAIALGVFRYVAGCFDRIAFGTRDAQVNYQQLFSSAHRRGGAETAHFSPLINACSCGTLSKQRSALFVGEFSERKGIASMLELWDKVRKLSSGSSFVIVGKGELESTVRDWASNKSEVTVLVDPPRSVIHRELRRASLLILLSQSTARWREQIGLPLTEGLSHGCEILTTEKVGFAHWLRAHGHLVVPEKFDRMTVARAVTQRLREPRNPTHIIKVLPPENGRITADRWLHRPPEPGCPDIPTPRERARTITRDADMPRRKT from the coding sequence ATGGTGCGCATGACGAAATCGTCATCGGATCGCAGAGTTAGAATTTTCGAGAGCACTCGAACAGCAACCCTCATCGAGATGAAGGACATGCTACCGGGTTCGCTTTATTTCCGTAAACGGATGTACGATTTCGATGAGTCCGCGCTCAACTCTATCGATGCGCGCGAGATCAGCCTCTTTAGAGCAGCGTGGATTTTGGCAACGAAGAGGTTGGAATTCATCGAGCTGAACGAGCCAGCCATGCTGCCAGCATGGCCGTCCCTAATCGTCTATGTTTCGATCATTCGGATGAAGCGCGCAGTTATTCGCGTAGTTACGGCAGGAAGAGGCAAGCAGACTCCCCCATTGGTAGTGGCGTACGCCATCGAAAATAACCCTCTAATCCCAGCGTTCTGCGACTTCACCAAACTTCCTCTGTTCTTGTCGCATGCAATCGCGTTGGGTGTGTTTCGATATGTCGCTGGCTGCTTCGATAGAATTGCTTTCGGCACTCGTGATGCTCAAGTGAATTATCAGCAGCTCTTCTCGAGTGCCCACAGAAGAGGAGGAGCAGAAACAGCACACTTCAGCCCGCTCATAAACGCGTGTAGCTGCGGGACCTTGTCCAAGCAAAGATCAGCGCTATTTGTCGGCGAATTTTCGGAGCGGAAAGGAATCGCCTCAATGCTCGAACTATGGGATAAAGTACGTAAGTTGTCCTCGGGATCGAGCTTCGTAATCGTGGGCAAAGGAGAGTTGGAGTCAACAGTACGCGACTGGGCCTCGAATAAAAGCGAGGTGACGGTCCTCGTTGATCCTCCCCGGAGTGTCATCCACCGCGAACTTCGCCGAGCCTCGCTATTGATTCTACTGTCGCAGTCCACCGCAAGATGGCGTGAGCAGATCGGCCTACCCCTAACTGAAGGCCTCTCGCACGGTTGCGAGATCTTAACCACAGAGAAGGTTGGTTTCGCCCATTGGCTAAGGGCTCACGGGCACCTAGTGGTGCCCGAGAAGTTCGACAGGATGACTGTGGCCCGAGCGGTTACACAGCGCCTTCGAGAACCACGAAACCCAACTCATATCATCAAGGTTCTGCCCCCGGAGAATGGCCGTATCACCGCTGATCGGTGGCTCCACCGCCCACCTGAACCCGGGTGCCCAGATATCCCCACTCCGAGAGAGCGAGCGAGAACAATCACCCGCGATGCGGATATGCCTCGGCGTAAAACATGA
- a CDS encoding glycosyltransferase, whose product MEDVRKPTARYYKVLRSAHMERAEEIADGQLTFYKELSYDIKPTASDSLAFAHQCSPMRLALELRRQRVRTLEINEPAMVSAWPILIQILLTTWWARRRRRLELVAYAIENLPVEEQIYAKLRVRASFVGRIGRFCAKHFTNRLTRIAFGTSAARDLYFRLSPAVAPLISRQFPAFPSASKDKRPVRKIPLSVLFVGALDERKGIRLTMDAWTEVSKMLPKAQLTILGKGALEREVAEWCEQIPSATLTVDPPRGEIHEKLGAASVLVLFSQRTPGWREQIGLPIVEALSHGCTVATTDETGVAEELRRRGHTVIPADSSASVAARALTDALLNPLEPDSVIAGLPSVDGRLAAHIWLMGGTLPLNESADAKRNGED is encoded by the coding sequence GTGGAAGACGTACGGAAGCCGACAGCCCGGTATTACAAGGTCCTTCGCTCGGCGCATATGGAGCGCGCGGAGGAGATAGCGGACGGGCAGCTGACCTTTTATAAGGAACTTAGCTACGACATCAAGCCGACGGCGAGTGACTCCCTTGCCTTCGCTCACCAATGCTCGCCGATGCGTCTGGCACTCGAACTTCGACGCCAGCGAGTGCGAACACTGGAAATCAACGAGCCTGCGATGGTCAGCGCATGGCCGATATTGATTCAGATCTTATTGACGACGTGGTGGGCGCGCCGCCGCAGGCGATTAGAGCTCGTCGCTTACGCAATAGAGAACTTACCGGTCGAAGAGCAAATATATGCGAAGCTTCGGGTCAGAGCTTCATTTGTAGGCCGCATCGGAAGATTCTGCGCGAAACATTTTACGAACCGCCTGACGCGCATAGCCTTCGGTACGTCGGCTGCTCGTGACCTATACTTCAGACTGAGCCCAGCAGTGGCGCCTCTTATTAGTCGCCAGTTTCCCGCGTTTCCCAGCGCCTCCAAGGACAAACGACCTGTTCGCAAGATTCCTCTCAGCGTTCTTTTTGTCGGCGCCCTGGACGAACGTAAGGGCATTCGGCTCACCATGGATGCGTGGACGGAAGTCAGTAAAATGCTTCCGAAAGCGCAGTTGACGATATTGGGAAAAGGCGCGCTTGAGCGGGAAGTGGCGGAATGGTGCGAGCAAATTCCTTCGGCAACTCTAACCGTCGATCCGCCTCGCGGCGAAATTCACGAAAAGCTGGGAGCAGCTAGCGTCTTGGTTCTTTTTAGCCAACGCACCCCAGGCTGGCGGGAGCAGATTGGTCTCCCGATAGTTGAAGCTTTATCCCACGGCTGTACCGTAGCGACGACAGATGAGACCGGCGTTGCGGAAGAACTGAGACGCAGAGGACATACTGTCATTCCCGCTGACTCCTCGGCATCCGTTGCCGCTCGGGCACTTACGGACGCGTTGCTCAACCCTCTCGAACCCGACTCGGTGATAGCAGGACTTCCTTCAGTGGACGGACGCCTCGCGGCACACATATGGCTGATGGGCGGCACTCTCCCGCTCAATGAATCTGCGGACGCGAAGCGGAACGGCGAAGATTAG
- a CDS encoding bifunctional dTDP-4-dehydrorhamnose 3,5-epimerase family protein/NAD(P)-dependent oxidoreductase translates to MHGLGSERRAHPVTTYGKDLRASTTPIPGLLVIDLPVHGDNRGWFKENWQREKMMAAGLPDFGPVQNNVSFNDAVGTTRGIHAEPWDKFVSVATGRIFGAWIDLRTGPSFGTTFTAEIDPSRAVFVPRGVGNAFQTLEPDTAYTYLVNDHYSPSGAYTSVNLADPDIDINWPIPLERAELSAKDRAHPHLSAVASIPPKRVLVLGANGQLGRALRHSYADSTHIDFADRTDIDLLSVDLDSAREWREYGVIVNAAAYTAVDASETAEGRSQSWTTNVSGVAALARIARAHGVTLVHISSDYVFDGSADRAYRENDPVCPLGVYGQTKAAGDFVVATVPRHYVLRTSWVIGDGVNFVRTMMSLADRGVDPSVVDDQFGRLTFTSELARAIRHLVEAAPPHGIYNVTCSGEPTSWAGVARKVFVLAGHDPSRVTAVTTAEYFASAAGPIAPRPRNSVLDLEKISATGFVPAAADPLLATYVNEVVAAGQTVRRGF, encoded by the coding sequence ATGCACGGCTTGGGCAGTGAGCGGAGGGCACATCCTGTGACCACATACGGTAAAGACTTGCGCGCCTCAACGACTCCGATCCCAGGTCTGCTGGTGATCGACCTACCGGTTCATGGTGACAACCGCGGTTGGTTCAAGGAGAACTGGCAGCGGGAGAAGATGATGGCTGCGGGTTTGCCTGATTTCGGGCCCGTGCAGAACAACGTCTCGTTCAATGACGCGGTTGGCACCACGCGCGGTATACATGCGGAGCCGTGGGACAAGTTCGTGTCCGTCGCGACCGGACGGATCTTCGGCGCGTGGATCGATCTCCGCACCGGGCCAAGCTTCGGGACCACGTTCACTGCCGAGATTGACCCCTCCCGTGCCGTGTTCGTGCCTCGAGGGGTCGGTAACGCATTCCAGACGCTTGAGCCGGATACTGCGTACACCTACCTGGTCAACGATCACTACTCGCCTAGCGGCGCGTACACCTCTGTGAATCTCGCCGACCCGGACATCGATATCAACTGGCCCATCCCTCTTGAGCGCGCGGAGTTGTCGGCGAAAGACCGGGCCCATCCACATCTGTCGGCTGTCGCCTCGATCCCTCCGAAGAGAGTGCTGGTCTTGGGCGCTAATGGGCAGCTGGGGCGCGCGCTCCGGCACTCCTACGCCGATTCCACGCACATTGACTTTGCCGATCGCACCGACATCGACCTTCTGTCGGTTGATCTGGATTCAGCTCGAGAGTGGCGCGAGTATGGAGTGATTGTCAACGCCGCCGCTTACACCGCTGTCGATGCGTCGGAGACAGCGGAGGGACGCTCACAGTCGTGGACTACGAACGTGAGCGGCGTCGCCGCGCTGGCCCGCATTGCCAGAGCGCACGGCGTGACACTTGTCCACATTTCCAGTGACTACGTCTTCGACGGCTCCGCCGATCGGGCGTACCGCGAGAACGATCCAGTATGTCCGCTAGGTGTTTATGGCCAGACGAAGGCCGCGGGCGATTTCGTCGTAGCCACCGTCCCGCGGCATTACGTCTTGCGCACATCGTGGGTCATCGGCGACGGCGTCAATTTCGTTCGCACGATGATGTCGCTGGCCGATCGCGGTGTCGACCCCTCCGTCGTCGACGACCAATTCGGACGGCTGACATTCACCTCAGAACTGGCCCGTGCGATCCGACACCTAGTCGAAGCTGCGCCCCCACACGGCATTTACAACGTCACCTGTTCCGGCGAGCCGACGTCATGGGCCGGCGTCGCCCGAAAAGTCTTTGTCTTGGCAGGACACGACCCGAGTCGCGTCACCGCAGTTACTACCGCAGAGTACTTCGCCTCGGCTGCGGGTCCCATTGCACCCCGACCGCGTAACAGCGTTCTTGACCTGGAAAAAATTTCGGCGACCGGTTTCGTCCCTGCCGCGGCCGACCCGTTGCTCGCCACATACGTCAACGAGGTTGTCGCAGCCGGGCAAACGGTTCGGAGAGGCTTCTGA
- a CDS encoding glycosyltransferase family 2 protein has translation MLCVHFNTPDITLRLVEGFPRRTQAGREIVIRVLDNCSTGENFATLKQGLDGLPGVILERSTVNLGFGKGINLLAKSNAILDDDIIWIVNPDTRLTLNCLDILETELDLDTFAIISPLIYSGDEADPWIWYCGGSLDVDALRVQHDYYGRALAEAPRSAFETEFVTGAAPMMRASTFRGIGGFPPEYFLYWEDTRLSWEARKLGYKLGVVPSAALWHAVGASSGASQSGTFYYWFARNRFRFAADIGVTRRQLAFGRGAYESLRVVAKALKEREGRLSKLRAAVRGTLAGLDDNA, from the coding sequence GTGTTGTGCGTTCACTTCAACACGCCGGATATTACTTTGCGCCTCGTCGAGGGGTTTCCTCGCCGCACTCAAGCAGGCCGAGAAATTGTCATCCGAGTCCTTGACAATTGTTCCACAGGGGAAAATTTTGCAACGCTCAAGCAGGGCCTTGACGGGCTTCCAGGCGTAATTCTCGAGCGAAGCACTGTCAACCTCGGGTTCGGCAAAGGCATAAACTTGCTGGCCAAAAGTAATGCGATACTTGACGACGACATAATCTGGATAGTCAACCCAGACACTCGCCTTACCCTTAATTGTTTAGATATTCTAGAAACCGAGCTGGATTTGGATACGTTCGCAATCATCTCGCCCTTAATCTACAGCGGCGACGAAGCGGACCCTTGGATCTGGTACTGCGGTGGGTCACTAGATGTTGACGCTCTGCGCGTGCAGCACGATTACTACGGGCGCGCTCTCGCTGAAGCGCCGCGAAGCGCCTTCGAAACCGAATTCGTGACCGGCGCGGCACCGATGATGCGGGCATCAACATTTCGGGGCATCGGGGGCTTCCCTCCAGAGTACTTCCTCTACTGGGAAGACACCCGCCTATCTTGGGAGGCGCGCAAACTCGGATACAAACTCGGAGTAGTACCATCGGCCGCTCTTTGGCATGCTGTCGGAGCGTCGTCGGGAGCTTCACAAAGTGGCACCTTCTATTATTGGTTCGCTCGAAATAGATTTCGGTTCGCGGCCGATATTGGCGTGACACGGCGTCAGCTCGCATTCGGTCGTGGTGCTTATGAATCGCTTCGTGTCGTTGCAAAAGCGCTCAAAGAGAGGGAGGGCCGTCTCTCGAAATTGCGAGCCGCAGTGCGCGGAACCCTTGCCGGACTGGATGACAATGCGTGA